In uncultured Desulfobacter sp., one DNA window encodes the following:
- a CDS encoding diguanylate cyclase gives MAEKRDVKTDQLFAEITKLRAQKERLLKELDAVEAQYGNLDSLYRRYFPIILEELSQDGTALGNACTQLGSAMRKNASPAKIEYIFGQIKTAMIQEDVGPAAAKKKKGFFSSFRKNSSEDQVLDNLKQSYQDVVNHLKSNLDKKYTGKLESITTNLIKIDDILDFEGVREHIFSLIFSYISETSQDREKVNAFIRDIVARILEIEKRLASSYEHTDSLFSSNQGFESLLTDEMAGIKNSFDVAKSLDDLRAKISTGLSSIEKALQKKQKVDQAISQLAKKSKSSFTSGFAKLKQELHAATKYSEELERKLTEDQLTGAKNRRAYDKKIEEEMDRFLRYKNIFSLLVIDADKFKNINDTYGHAIGDRCLQEIIKRTQPLLRKSDMLARYGGEEFVVIMPETDINGAMMAAEKIRQTIEKIEFLVKEETVRVTVSIGVSCIKEGDKSPTDLFERADMAVYKAKENGRNQVMAQ, from the coding sequence ATGGCCGAAAAACGAGACGTTAAAACAGACCAATTATTTGCTGAAATAACAAAATTAAGAGCCCAGAAGGAGCGTCTGCTTAAAGAACTGGATGCCGTGGAGGCGCAGTATGGGAATCTTGACAGCCTTTACAGAAGGTATTTTCCCATTATTTTAGAAGAACTTTCCCAGGATGGAACGGCATTGGGCAATGCCTGCACCCAGCTGGGTTCCGCCATGCGAAAAAACGCGTCCCCGGCTAAAATTGAATACATTTTCGGTCAGATCAAGACCGCCATGATCCAGGAAGATGTCGGCCCTGCTGCTGCTAAAAAAAAGAAAGGTTTTTTCTCCTCTTTTCGGAAAAATTCATCCGAAGACCAGGTGCTGGACAATCTCAAGCAGAGTTACCAGGATGTGGTGAATCATCTGAAGTCCAACCTTGATAAAAAATATACCGGAAAATTGGAATCCATCACCACAAATCTGATTAAGATAGACGATATACTTGATTTTGAAGGGGTCCGGGAGCATATTTTTTCTCTTATTTTTAGCTATATTTCAGAAACCAGTCAGGACCGGGAAAAGGTAAATGCGTTTATCCGGGATATCGTGGCAAGGATTCTTGAAATTGAAAAGAGACTGGCCTCTTCCTATGAGCACACGGACTCTTTGTTTTCCTCAAATCAGGGATTTGAATCCCTCTTAACGGATGAAATGGCCGGGATCAAAAATTCATTTGATGTGGCAAAAAGTCTGGACGATTTACGGGCAAAGATTTCCACCGGGCTTTCTTCCATTGAAAAAGCATTGCAAAAAAAACAGAAAGTGGACCAGGCCATCAGTCAGCTGGCTAAAAAAAGCAAGAGTTCCTTTACCTCTGGATTTGCAAAACTCAAGCAGGAGCTGCATGCCGCCACAAAATATTCCGAAGAACTGGAGAGAAAACTCACCGAAGATCAGCTGACCGGCGCCAAAAACCGCAGGGCATATGACAAGAAAATTGAAGAGGAGATGGACCGGTTTCTGCGGTATAAGAATATTTTTTCCCTTTTGGTTATTGACGCGGATAAATTTAAGAACATCAATGATACCTATGGACACGCCATTGGTGACAGGTGTCTGCAGGAAATTATTAAACGGACCCAGCCTTTATTAAGAAAAAGTGATATGCTGGCCCGGTATGGCGGCGAAGAGTTTGTCGTTATTATGCCCGAAACCGATATCAACGGTGCAATGATGGCTGCAGAGAAAATCCGCCAGACCATAGAAAAAATTGAATTCCTTGTTAAAGAGGAGACCGTTCGGGTGACAGTCAGCATTGGCGTTTCCTGCATCAAGGAAGGCGATAAATCTCCAACGGATTTATTTGAGCGGGCGGATATGGCTGTCTACAAGGCAAAAGAAAATGGTCGAAATCAGGTTATGGCACAGTAA
- the ftsY gene encoding signal recognition particle-docking protein FtsY, producing the protein MVFSFFKKKKKTPETEIVSEENRFEAESSSPEPSLQSDITPDLESDELKEAKDFIEEEPVLTEKTDMDLEPAIDQTAVKEPEPAQEFEPTQETETEEEPAQPEEPVFQAQEPVQENSELKEDTGLFSKLKSGLAKTRTVLNTDITELFSSAKAIDDDLFDTLEEHLVTSDLGIDITMDMMERIKKKSRGLSTGDELRQVLKEELLTLFHEPAPPAPSGPKPYVIMMVGVNGTGKTTTLGKLAMKYKAEGKKVLIAAADTFRAAAIEQVEIWAERAGADIVRHKEGADPAAVAYDAVEAAMARGVDVVLIDTAGRLHTQKNLMEELKKIKRSVDKKYKGAPHDIMMVIDATTGQNALSQAEIFHQAVGLTQMSVSKLDGTAKGGIVAAVSSTMELPIAYIGVGEAIEDLQVFDAKRFVDALFDD; encoded by the coding sequence GTGGTATTCAGCTTTTTTAAGAAAAAAAAGAAGACGCCTGAGACAGAAATCGTTTCAGAAGAAAACAGGTTTGAAGCAGAGTCAAGTTCACCGGAACCTTCTTTGCAATCAGACATAACGCCGGACTTAGAGTCAGATGAACTTAAGGAGGCAAAGGATTTTATCGAGGAAGAACCGGTCTTGACCGAAAAAACCGACATGGACCTGGAACCCGCTATCGATCAGACAGCGGTTAAGGAACCGGAGCCGGCCCAGGAATTCGAACCGACCCAGGAAACGGAAACGGAAGAGGAGCCGGCCCAACCTGAAGAACCGGTTTTCCAGGCCCAGGAACCGGTTCAAGAAAATTCTGAACTCAAAGAGGACACAGGACTGTTCTCAAAGCTTAAATCCGGTCTGGCCAAAACCCGGACGGTTTTGAATACGGATATCACAGAACTGTTCTCCTCGGCCAAAGCCATAGATGACGATCTGTTTGATACCCTTGAAGAACATTTGGTCACCTCTGATCTCGGCATTGATATCACCATGGACATGATGGAGCGGATCAAGAAAAAAAGCCGCGGTCTGTCCACGGGGGATGAACTTCGCCAGGTGCTCAAAGAGGAGTTGCTCACGCTTTTCCATGAGCCGGCCCCTCCTGCCCCATCCGGACCAAAGCCCTATGTGATCATGATGGTGGGGGTCAACGGAACCGGCAAAACCACCACACTTGGCAAACTTGCCATGAAATATAAAGCCGAAGGCAAAAAAGTATTGATTGCCGCGGCAGATACGTTCCGGGCAGCCGCCATTGAACAGGTTGAAATTTGGGCCGAGCGTGCCGGGGCGGACATTGTCCGGCACAAAGAGGGGGCCGATCCGGCCGCAGTTGCTTATGATGCTGTTGAAGCTGCCATGGCCAGGGGCGTTGATGTGGTGCTCATTGACACGGCAGGCAGGCTGCACACCCAGAAAAATCTCATGGAAGAGTTAAAGAAAATCAAGCGTTCCGTGGATAAAAAATACAAAGGAGCCCCCCACGATATCATGATGGTCATTGACGCCACCACCGGGCAAAATGCCCTGTCCCAGGCGGAAATTTTCCATCAAGCCGTGGGACTGACCCAGATGAGTGTTTCCAAACTGGACGGCACGGCAAAGGGGGGGATTGTAGCTGCGGTCTCATCCACCATGGAGCTGCCCATTGCCTATATCGGTGTGGGCGAGGCCATTGAAGATCTGCAGGTGTTTGATGCGAAACGATTTGTTGATGCATTGTTTGATGACTGA